Proteins encoded by one window of Arachis ipaensis cultivar K30076 chromosome B04, Araip1.1, whole genome shotgun sequence:
- the LOC107636111 gene encoding uncharacterized protein At4g02000-like, which yields MAETTRDEDRIEEDNLKGGRNVILLEEADISKGINACSNSLYGRLFASKTFSIGTMGNALKAIWGNPEGFSVSDKWDNSFQFFFNKEMDVLRVERGSPWLFKDYVLHVKRWKEDQICDEEIISNFPVWVQFWGLPESFKTLEVGRKLGENLGTVLEVGKFQMRGRKTRIVKAKINIDATRQVIDQLIVAGPNKKEVEVALRYERLGKFCTYCAKLGHEVKNFHDLLKDTESEMVKEDDIGEWVKASQVGTRIYSEGERTFNKLNSKPE from the coding sequence ATGGCTGAGACAACGAGGGATGAAGATCGGATCGAGGAAGACAACCTGAAAGGAGGTAGGAATGTGATTCTACTGGAAGAGGCAGACATATCAAAAGGTATTAACGCTTGCTCCAATAGTCTCTATGGCAGACTCTTTGCTTCCAAAACCTTCTCAATTGGAACCATGGGGAATGCTTTAAAGGCTATATGGGGAAACCCAGAAGGATTTAGCGTGAGTGACAAATGGGATAATTCCTTccaattcttttttaataaagaaaTGGATGTCTTGCGTGTTGAACGTGGTTCTCCATGGCTATTCAAAGATTATGTGCTCCATGTCAAGAGATGGAAGGAAGATCAGATCTGTGATGAAGAGATTATTTCCAATTTTCCAGTTTGGGTTCAATTTTGGGGTTTGCCAGAATCGTTTAAAACCCTCGAAGTTGGACGTAAATTGGGAGAGAATCTGGGCACAGTGTTAGAGGTAGGTAAATTTCAGATGCGAGGTAGAAAAACTAGGATTGTGAAAGCCAAAATCAATATCGATGCTACCAGGCAAGTGATAGATCAGTTAATAGTGGCAGGACCTAATAAAAAGGAGGTAGAAGTGGCACTGCGCTATGAGAGACTTGGAAAGTTCTGTACCTATTGCGCAAAATTGGGGCACGAGGTGAAAAACTTCCATGATCTGCTGAAGGACACAGAGAGTGAGATGGTAAAAGAGGATGACATTGGCGAATGGGTTAAAGCTAGCCAAGTGGGAACGCGAATCTACTCTGAAGGAGAAAGAACATTCAACAAACTCAACTCAAAACCAGAATAA